A genomic window from Osmerus eperlanus chromosome 5, fOsmEpe2.1, whole genome shotgun sequence includes:
- the iftap gene encoding uncharacterized protein iftap, which translates to MPGVDSGSGALASDDQMVAKALEHFCSASEQSYHQFLASFTHLSPGSGSGAASSGLPQHPAETERSARSSRGRGGHGAADAAEEEGRLREPDCVLPADQEEVRAFWISVRSGRPVRQGQAFKSEDLPCGLNQTERSSL; encoded by the exons ATGCCAGGGGTGGACAGCGGCTCAGGCGCCCTGGCCTCTGATGACCAGATGGTGGCGAAAGCCCTGGAGCATTTCTGCAGTGCCTCAGAGCAGTCCTACCACCAGTTCTTGGCCTCCTTCACACACCTGTCCCCAG GGAGTGGATCCGGAGCGGCGTCCTCCGGCCTCCCCCAGCACCCCGCGGAGACGGAGAGATCAGCGCGGagcagcagaggcagggggggacatGGAGCAGCGGAcgcagcggaggaggagggccggTTGAGAGAGCCTGACTGTGTCCTGCCCGCTGACCAGGAGGAGGTTAGGGCTTTCTGGATCTCTGTCAGGTCTGGTCGGCCAGTTCGACAAGGGCAGGCTTTTAAGAGTGAGGACCTCCCCTGCGGGCTCAATCAGACTGAGAGATCTAGTTTATGA